The following coding sequences are from one Salvelinus namaycush isolate Seneca chromosome 23, SaNama_1.0, whole genome shotgun sequence window:
- the sebox gene encoding homeobox protein SEBOX, translating into MCIPLNPSSFVQKCKFGDLYVRNDNGLSSPEPERSGFTEGQRKRKRTIFSRAQLSELEQAFALTPYPDITLRERLAAHTHLPESKIQVWFQNRRARSIKSGRLTKSTNTTFGRGGAKCLPRPIVPSPGPSFTPTTMGEMFRPDQIQCDDGQQFYSDWIRLYSNPVSHQLTPVSPNLAESLLWEEDCRSHLESLATTAAPVGRQAPSSRPHRDGFNQPCVGTSGYRNFKPQTLAVSQARYSHQTSVDQVVPSHPQQMYWDVTQGEGHHPQVGPQTSIGYISDLIYNAAIVTNFLEF; encoded by the exons ATGTGTATTCCTCTAAACCCTTCCAGCTTCGTTCAGAAATGTAAATTCGGGGATCTGT aCGTGAGGAATGACAATGGACTTTCGTCACCCGAACCTGAGAGAAGCGGGTTTACAGAGGGCCAAAGGAAGCGCAAAAGAACCATATTCAGTCGCGCACAATTGTCTGAGTTGGAACAAGCTTTCGCTCTGACGCCGTACCCAGACATCACTCTCCGTGAACGCTTGGCCGCACATACACATCTACCTGAAAGCAAGATACAG GTGTGGTTCCAAAACAGACGGGCAAGAAGTATCAAGAGTGGAAGACTCACCAAATCAACCAATACAACTTTTGGAAGAGGGGGTGCAAAATGCCTACCTCGCCCAATAGTCCCCTCCCCTGGTCCCTCCTTCACCCCAACCACAATGGGGGAAATGTTCCGACCAGACCAAATTCAGTGTGATGATGGTCAGCAGTTCTACTCCGACTGGATCCGTCTCTACAGCAACCCTGTGTCTCATCAGCTTACACCCGTCTCCCCAAACCTGGCAGAATCCCTACTGTGGGAGGAAGACTGCCGATCTCACCTGGAATCTCTTGCTACTACAGCTGCACCCGTTGGAAGGCAAGCACCCTCCTCACGGCCACACCGGGATGGGTTCAACCAGCCCTGCGTGGGCACCTCAGGGTATAGGAACTTTAAGCCACAGACTCTAGCTGTCTCACAGGCAAGATATAGTCATCAAACCTCTGTGGACCAGGTTGTCCCCTCCCATCCGCAGCAGATGTACTGGGATGTGACTCAAGGAGAGGGTCATCATCCTCAGGTGGGCCCCCAGACCTCCATCGGATACATCTCAGACCTGATCTATAATGCTGCTATTGTCACCAACTTCCTGGAGTTCTAA
- the LOC120018804 gene encoding transmembrane protein 199-like, with protein sequence MASSFVIGNTFRERVRDLLENDEFSVPTELQKEVEDILQQEQPSTLSFRTARKLNKCLQDNGQPFYLHEFLEDSSLHLPKVVMPPRNPMLVARLERIKAKLANEEYNRITRNVNTQQINRRETLADFGREVRSAKAAVVTVLNFLVTVAATFACAYLGSQYLFTETAARVISAVIAASVVGLAELYVLVRTMEGELGEP encoded by the exons ATGGCGTCGTCATTTGTGATTGGAAACACATTTCGAGAGAGGGTAAGAGACTTGCTGGAGAACGATGAGTTTTCAGTTCCAACGGAACTACAGAAAGAAGTGGAGGATATTCTTCAACAGGAACAACCATCAACTCTGTCCTTCAGAACGGCTAGGAAACTTAATAAATGTCTGCAAGACAATG GTCAACCTTTCTACCTTCATGAGTTTTTGGAGGACAGCTCATTGCACCTGCCTAAGGTTGTAATGCCCCCCAGA AACCCTATGCTTGTGGCTCGTCTGGAACGAATCAAAGCCAAGTTGGCCAATGAAGAATACAACAGGATCACACGGAATGTAAACACTCAG CAAATTAATCGTCGTGAGACACTGGCGGACTTTGGGAGAGAAG TGCGCTCAGCCAAAGCTGCAGTTGTGACGGTCTTAAACTTCCTAGTGACAGTGGCGGCGACGTTCGCTTGCGCCTATCTCGGCAGTCAATACCTCTTCACAGAGACAGCGGCG AGGGTGATATCTGCAGTGATTGCTGCGTCCGTAGTCGGCCTGGCAGAGCTGTATGTTCTGGTACGAACCATGGAGGGAGAGCTAGGAGAACCATAG